In one window of Echeneis naucrates chromosome 17, fEcheNa1.1, whole genome shotgun sequence DNA:
- the cdyl gene encoding chromodomain Y-like protein isoform X5 encodes MIYVHEFNRQYVDRQRDCTLLRSTRSSPSIHCSSSHRSPCRLPSHNDTSSGLTGLTDQLKPPVDPAPAPLVGPTRPASIGLPQPPLACRLSGCLMSVVPAGSARRSMDLSKTGIKILVPKSPMNSRLDSEESPSEAAHSLEPGAQEAHLVPPEVALLEKPAGVQLGPGEERARMGTRPRSQNPLPPPRVPITPAAMRSLSGTGNLALMEAVAANGMSGVQSTVAGATTVTGKRRLEERSAFDKRLRFSVRQTESAYRYRDIVVKKQDGFTHILLSTKSSENNTLNPEVMKEIQSAMATAASDDSKLVLLGAVGSLFCCGLDFLYFIRRLTDDRKKESIKMAETIRTFVNTFIQFRKPIVAAVNGPAVGLGAAILPLCDVVWANEKAWFQTPYTAYGQTPDGCSSFTFPRVMGLASANELLLSGRKLTAQEACSKGLVSQVLWPGTFTQEVMLRIKELVMVDSLALVPLPVLQVLRESKALMRSTSRCALEQANERECEALKRVWGSSQGTDSILQYLQRGTNLC; translated from the exons ATGATTTACGTTCACGAGTTCAACCGCCAATACGTTGATCGCCAGAGGGACTGTACATTACTGCGCTCCACCCGCAGCTCGCCCAGCATCCACTGCAGCTCTTCCCACAGGTCGCCCTGCAGGCTGCCATCTCACAATGACACCAGCAGTGGTCTAACTGGACTCACTGATCAGTTGAAACCTCCTGTTGATCCAGCTCCTGCCCCCCTGGTGGGACCGACCCGCCCTGCCTCCATTGGACTTCCACAGCCCCCACTAGCCTGCAGGCTCAGTGGCTGCCTAATGTCTGTGGTTCCGGCAGGCTCAGCCCGCCGCAGCATGGATCTGTCAAAAACCGGGATCAAGATCCTGGTTCCAAAGAGTCCGATGAACAGTCGCCTGGATTCGGAGGAATCGCCGAGTGAGGCAGCTCACAGCCTGGAGCCTGGAGCCCAGGAGGCTCACCTGGTCCCACCTGAGGTTGCCCTGCTGGAGAAACCTGCAGGGGTCCAGCTGGGCcctggagaggagagggctcgCATGGGGACTAGACCCCGCAGCCAGAACCCTCTTCCACCGCCCCGTGTTCCCATCACACCTGCTGCCATGCGGTCCCTCAGTGGCACAG GTAATTTGGCATTAATGGAGGCTGTTGCTGCAAATGGGATGTCAGGGGTGCAGAGTACTGTTGCTGGGGCAACCACTGTGACAGGAAAACGACGTCTGGAGGAACGTTCTGCTTTTGACAAACGTCTGAGGTTCAGTGTTCGACAGACGGAGAGCGCTTACCGTTACCGTGACATTGTGGTGAAGAAACAGGACGGCTTCACTCACATCTTGCTGTCGACTAAGAGCTCAGAGAACAACACACTCAACCCTGAG GTCATGAAGGAGATCCAGagtgccatggcaacagcagcatcagatgATAGTAAACTGGTGTTACTTGGCGCTGTTGGCAGTCTCTTCTGTTGTGGTCTTGACTTCCTGTATTTCATCAGACGCCTTACAGAtgacaggaagaaggagagcATCAAGATGGCTGAAACCATCAG GACCTTTGTCAACACATTCATCCAGTTCAGGAAGCCAATTGTGGCAGCGGTCAACGGGCCAGCTGTGGGCCTCGGGGCCGCCATCCTGCCGCTCTGTGATGTGGTGTGGGCCAATGAGAAGGCCTGGTTCCAAACGCCATATACAGCCTATGGCCAGACACCTGACGGCTGCTCGTCCTTCACTTTCCCCCGTGTAATGGGCCTCGCCTCG GCTAACGAGCTGTTGTTGAGCGGCAGAAAGTTGACAGCGCAGGAGGCGTGCTCTAAAGGTTTGGTGTCACAGGTTTTGTGGCCTGGAACcttcacacaggaagtgatgctgcGAATCAAAGAGCTGGTGATGGTGGACTCCCTG GCCttggttccacttcctgtcctgcaGGTCCTGCGGGAATCCAAAGCCCTGATGAGGAGCACCAGCCGCTGTGCCCTTGAGCAGGCCAATGAACGCGAGTGTGAAGCCCTGAAGAGAGTGTGGGGCTCATCACAGGGAACTGACTCCATTCTGCAGTATCTGCAGAGGGGAACCAACCTCTGCTGA